A window of Acropora muricata isolate sample 2 chromosome 3, ASM3666990v1, whole genome shotgun sequence contains these coding sequences:
- the LOC136910974 gene encoding protein fem-1 homolog B-like — translation MGGKLSKSEYTDPVAILYKAARDGADVVVKDVLQRMSSTERSNALETKTEVGDQFTTPLIIAARNGNLVSVKILLTYKADVEARGTVKIEDDVIGGCTPLWAAAASGHFDIVKILIERNADVNARTSSNSTPLRAAAYIGRLDIVSCLVENGADVNARNNYDNTPLMVACYNGHSKVVSYLIESGSNIDLQEKKGNTALHWAIYKDHFEIAKELVALGALQLPNIQLLTPLLLASNNCKIDVVEYFIKRPECTKEQRIEGLELLGGTIANEHGAYDIEKAFSYMKRGMEERFQDKSCPLLKKQIGPLEVYQYRKESQTIEELVRLEGDDHAIHMEGLIIRERILGTDNTALSFPIRYRGAVLADSGNFDFCIGLWKHEIERGQRANEPITEDLQSMADLFGEMVHKDVLLRSECVQGVFEKLVTEYERQTQEEHKVNLLKEELEKLIYCAIYLLMIYTKVQIPQSKETAGIFDCMRRFLRLNPCTRDGNTLLHLASGYKTEITMPNSNKFFICKLPCVEIMKLIMHAGCNVNAINTKGNSPLHLAVTFKPTNEDLQLLRGVLETLFDGGVHEDLVNSEGKTAMDIAETDEARRILSVKSRLRLKCIAARAVRKFGLCYVGIVPETLERFISLH, via the coding sequence ATGGGTGGAAAACTGTCAAAAAGTGAATACACTGATCCTGTGGCTATATTGTACAAAGCTGCTCGGGATGGTGCGGATGTTGTAGTCAAAGATGTTCTTCAGCGGATGAGCAGCACTGAAAGAAGCAACGCTTTAGAAACGAAGACGGAAGTTGGCGACCAATTCACCACTCCTTTAATCATCGCAGCTCGTAATGGAAACCTGGTTTCTGTGAAGATACTTCTAACATACAAAGCCGACGTGGAAGCTCGAGGAACGGTGAAAATTGAAGACGACGTTATTGGGGGTTGTACACCTTTGTGGGCGGCCGCTGCGAGTGGACATTTTGATATCGTGAAAATCCTAATCGAACGAAACGCAGACGTCAACGCGAGAACTTCTTCAAACTCGACTCCTTTAAGGGCAGCTGCTTACATCGGACGCCTTGACATTGTAAGTTGTTTGGTTGAAAATGGGGCCGATGTAAATGCACGTAACAATTATGACAATACCCCATTGATGGTAGCATGCTACAATGGCCACAGCAAGGTCGTAAGCTACCTTATCGAAAGTGGCTCAAACATAGATCTGCAAGAGAAGAAAGGCAATACAGCTCTGCACTGGGCAATTTACAAGGATCACTTTGAGATTGCTAAAGAATTGGTTGCTCTTGGAGCGCTCCAGTTGCCAAATATTCAACTTTTAACACCACTTCTTTTAGCAAGTAATAATTGCAAGATTGACGTGGTTGAGTATTTCATAAAGAGACCAGAATGTACAAAGGAACAGAGAATTGAGGGACTTGAGCTTCTTGGTGGCACTATTGCCAATGAACATGGTGCTTATGACATCGAGAAAGCATTTTCCTACATGAAACGTGGTATGGAAGAAAGGTTCCAAGACAAATCGTGTCCCCTTCTAAAAAAGCAAATAGGACCTCTTGAAGTTTATCAGTATAGGAAAGAGAGTCAGACTATTGAAGAACTAGTTCGGTTAGAAGGTGATGATCATGCCATCCACATGGAGGGTCTTATAATCAGAGAGAGAATCCTTGGAACTGATAATACAGCACTTAGCTTTCCAATACGATACCGTGGTGCGGTTCTTGCTGACTCAGGGAACTTCGATTTTTGCATTGGTTTGTGGAAACATGAAATCGAGAGAGGTCAGCGTGCTAACGAGCCAATAACAGAAGATTTGCAAAGCATGGCTGATTTATTTGGCGAAATGGTTCACAAAGATGTGCTTTTGAGATCGGAGTGTGTACAAGGAGTGTTTGAAAAACTTGTTACAGAATATGAGAGACAAACGCAAGAGGAACATAAAGTAAATTTACTTAAAGAGGaactagaaaaattgatttacTGTGCTATATATCTATTAATGATATACACCAAAGTCCAAATTCCACAAAGTAAGGAGACCGCAGGTATTTTCGACTGTATGCGAAGATTCCTTCGGTTAAACCCTTGCACTCGTGATGGAAATACACTTCTACACTTGGCTTCTGGTTATAAAACCGAAATTACGATGCCGAACTCAAACAAGTTCTTTATATGCAAGCTTCCATGCGTTGAGATCATGAAGCTTATTATGCATGCAGGCTGTAATGTCAACGCCATTAACACCAAAGGAAACAGTCCTCTTCATTTAGCTGTGACTTTTAAGCCCACTAACGAAGATCTTCAGCTCTTAAGGGGTGTATTGGAGACATTGTTTGATGGAGGAGTGCACGAGGACCTGGTCAACAGTGAAGGCAAAACAGCTATGGATATTGCCGAAACTGATGAAGCACGCAGGATCCTTTCTGTGAAGAGCAGACTGAGGTTGAAATGCATTGCTGCCAGAGCTGTCAGAAAATTTGGATTATGTTACGTTGGGATAGTTCCTGAGACTCTTGAAAGATTTATTAGCTTACATTAG